The genomic stretch ACCCGTTGGGCCGCCGTGCCTGCGCTAAGGTCGCCGAGGCGCGACGGCTGCCGGCAGAGACACAGATCACCCTTTTCGTCCTTCCCTCAGGACAGATGGACCCCCTTGGGCCCGCAGGTTGCGCCAAACCACTCCACATTAGCTAAGGAGTCACTCCCGGCCTCCTCCTCCACGCAGCAGTCCCCGGACCTACCCAATTCCACCTCCCCGCCAGCGGGGAAGAGCGCTGTCCCTACGGGAGCCCACGAAAATCCTGGGGCCTGGCGGCGACTCAGGCCTCCCGCGTTACTGTGTCATACAGCAGCGTCAAGAGGAGCGCGATCAACAGCTCCACTTCCCTCAGCCCACTCCTCCCCAGCGCGAGCGGAACACCCCTTCCTCAGCTACACGCGCGAGCCGCGCTTACCTGCGCCCACCACGTACGAGAGAGAAAGGTGAGCAGCTCCCACCACCAACACACATCCACCAGCACCGCGAGGCGACTGGCCCAgccgcctcctctcctccccccccgcgGGTCCCATTGCGGCCCCGTTGGGTAAGGCAGCTGCCCGTCAGGGCAGGGATGGCCTCTAGTTCGCCCCGCCCTCCGTGTGGACCACGGTAAGACAGGCCTGGGTGTCACGAGGAGGTGAGCGCGATCCACCCTACACCGCCGCGGTGTGCCTAGTTTGTTTGCTCGTTCGCTCGTTTTACCTGCCTGACAGAAGCCACAAGAAGAGCGGCAACAACAGTGGAGACAATGGAAGGTGGTAAAGGAGAGTAACCtcgggttggtttttttttgttttttttttgtttttttttttaaaatggcgTCTACGAAAACTCCGCCTTGTGCTTATCCCCTAGCACCGGAGGGGGTGGGGCAGGGTTCTTGCGATGCTTAAAGGCGCGCGTGGCTCCACATCTCATTGGTTGTTGGGTTGCGCGGGGTTTTTGGGGGCTGTGCACAGAGAGCAGGTGTATTCTCCCTTCCCACCCGCAACTCGAGTGATGGGAGGTGGGCTGCACTGTTAGTTCTTTCCACTCGTTCGGTACCACTCCTGCTCCAGATAAGTGTGGGGTGGCTCAGCTGAGGGTAGGGTGCAGGGGAAGGTGTTCGGGCTCGGTCAGCCTGTTTGAGGAGTAGGGAGGTATGTGTCCCGTCCCCGATATGACTCTGGTGGGGCGGGCCGTCTCACCTCGCTGTCCACTGCAGCTCGCCGGTGCCCGCAGGGATGCGGGGTGGCAGCTGGTCTCACCACCCCTGGGGTTCTTGGCACAGGGTAGCAGCGCCAACCGGGTGACAGGCTGCCTAAGGACTGCGTGGCCGAGATGAGAAACTTACCAAAAATGGCGTGATGTGCGGTCCTTACCTTACAAGAGGCCTACGGGATTAGACCCGTTGATGAGTAAACAAATGGGTTATTTCCCTTAAGTAACTGTACAGTTTCTTCTAAATGGTGGAGTTTTGGGGAGACCTTtaaggcagggtttttttttcttagctgcaGGTTATGATGTCGGAAGACAAGCCTTGTGTTTCTGAACTATTcttacagtaatttttctttggtGTAATTCTGTAGGGAGGTTGAGCTCCTTGGTCATCCCCCTTAAGGGGTTAAACAGGTTCCAAATGCAATTATGCAACTTAAATGTGCATAGCTACTTCCAAAACTAACAAGAAGCTAGAGCTTATTAACTGCTGATGTTCTTGAGACAATGACTGCCAAAACTTGGTACTATTGCAGCCAAACCCTGGACTGGGTCTCTAGATAACATTGATATTTCAGGCTAGCCTTCTGTTGTCAGTTCCAAAGCTTTCATTGTGTTAAAGTGTAAAAATCGCCCCTATGGTACAAATACTTACAGATCCCATCTTGTTTGTATTGTAAATGGGGCTTCTGACTTGTGTTCTTAACAGTGCTAATGAGATGTGAGAATAACTTCTTGGGTCAATTTTTAAAGTAGACTGGGTGTGAACAGCAGCACTGATaggaataaaacaaacaaaaaacagttgAAGGAGAACCTTTCTTCTTCTAGTTATTATATGTTCTCTTTCCATCCACAGCAAAAGGATTTCAGGTGTATACTTCCAATTAAATCAACAGGAAAAGATGAAGCCACCAAGAAGGGTTGCTTGTAGAAGTCTCAGTACTTTCCTGATACTTTGTGATGAGTAAACTATAGGCTGTTTATGCTGGTTGAAGCTTACTTGTTTAATTATTTGAcctgcatgtttatttttagcatCAGTGGAAGTGTTTTTAATTGTAATTGCTTCTACATTGTCACACTTAGAATAGCTGAACTTTGAATTGAGAGCAAATTTCTATATAATGCAAGTGAGAGACGTTATAACTTTAGCTATtgtcagaagaataaaaacatctttctgggttttgttctagagaattcacttttttccttttaacttaaaagaaaaagtctgcATCTAACATTGCATCAAGAGTAGAAACTTGGCTTTCATCTATGTGGCATGTTGAAGTTCCTTTGATATGGCTGGAAGCCTGTATTAATTgtatctgtgaaaaaaatagcagtagtAACTTAAGTCAAGCTAAGATTAACAGAGATATTTGAGCAATGGCTTCTTACCAGATCTAAGAGATTTGGAATATCCCATTTCGCCTGATTGCATTTTAGATGCTCCCAAAAGAGAGTTGTCTGGCTTCTACTCTATACAGATTGATTCACTGGTTGATGTTAGCCAACCAGCATGTTCACAGTTGCAGaagctcagaggaaaaaaatactgtaaatgaaGAAGTAACAGCCAACACCTGAGCATTCCAAGAATCCTGGGAAGCAAAGTGTACTCAAATGCTGATGCTGCAACTAACTGATGGGATAGATCAAATTCAGGGCATGGAATATCAACCAGTCCCTGTTCTCTATAGTAATCTTCCCCctggaacaaaaaaaccactgtACAGGGGAATATTGCATGTTATCTtggagtcatagaatcatagaatcgtttaggttggaaaagacctttaagatcatccagtccaaccattaacctacgctaccaagtctactctaagccaatcaagggtagactagactaaaccatgtccccaagtgccacatctacctgttttttgaacacttccagggatggtgactccaccacctctctgggcagcctgttccaattcttgaccaccctttccgtaaagaaatttttcctaatctccaacctaaacctcccctggcgcagcttaagcccatttcctcttgtcctatcgctaactacttgggagaagagaccaacacccacctcactacaacctcctttcaggtagttgtagagagcgataaggtctcccctcagcctcctcttctccaggctaaacaaccccagttccctcagccgctcctcatactgcctgtgctccagtcccttcaccagccttgttgcccttctctgaacacactccagcacctcaatgtctttcttgtattgaggggcccaaaactggacacagtattccaggtgcggcctcaccagcgctgagtacagggggacaatcacctccctgctcctgctggccacactattcctgatacaagccaggatgctgttggccttcttggccacctgggcacactgctggctcatgttcagccagctgtctaccaacacccccaggtccttttctgccaggcagctttccagccactcctccccaagcctgtagcgctgcatggaGTCCTTCTTCTTAAAccagaaaatgtgaaattctTGATGAAGTGGAGGTTCTTATAGTGGAGTATACTCGGGAATAAGTCCTTGCTAGATTAATTGGGGAAGCTGAGAACCTTAATCCTGTTGGACAAACTGATCATGAACAAATTGTTCCAAGGCCTGTAGATAAATTAGGACAAACTCTAGGCCCTTCAAATGAAGATCTTTTAGCTAGTCttgatgaaaataatgaatttgctttaaataatgtgacactttcagaaaacagatactGCAGTAGAGGTGACAATTTTAGTACAGCCTCAGGTTCACTTACTGCACatgatgaaaatgttttataacaAGAATTTGGAAATCCTTTGCCTCATTCAGATGAACAAATTTCACCTCCTGTGGAATGTTGATggctttttaaattactttccttTGGAAGATgattttcttctggaagaagATATCCAAAGAGAGCTGGAAGAAGTGCTGTCAGTGGTCATGAAGAGAAACATAGATTTAATTACTGAGAGGCTTCTACATACATCTAGAAGTTCATGTGATTCATCTTTAAATGGCACTTATGAAAAAGATTATATAAATGAGAGAAGCCTGTAAAAGCTGCCAGCAAGCAAAAGACTTCTGAAAGAACAGTATCTGCTGGAGATGAAAACAGTACAAGTAACTTTTCACAGCATAATAGCATAAGTCAGACTTACAATTCTGCAGATTTCTCTTTGGtagtattttccaaagaaaggtGGAATGATATAGACCTAGTTCAGAGTGGACATAAATTACAGTGCACTTCTGACAGCAGGCTGCTGATAATGAACCAGTATGTTTTTCAAAAACTGATCCAAAAGCAGATCAGCAAGAGAATGATATGCAGTCCTTTCCCTGTAGAGTAGTAGAGGCATGTGATCTTGATTTAGTTTCTCCATCTTTCACCTATATTTCTGTTCTCCTTGCATAAAAGCCAATTCTGAAAGTTAGATGTTTTATTGTAACTCTTAATGGAAACCTCATAAGCAGCAATGGGTCCAGGGGtataaagacaaaaatttcTGATGGTTCAGCTTATCTCAGAGTAGATTTTGCTGATGATATTCTAACAAGTTTGATTGGATTTTCAGTGCCTGAAATAAA from Pelecanus crispus isolate bPelCri1 chromosome W, bPelCri1.pri, whole genome shotgun sequence encodes the following:
- the LOC104029200 gene encoding LOW QUALITY PROTEIN: recQ-mediated genome instability protein 1 (The sequence of the model RefSeq protein was modified relative to this genomic sequence to represent the inferred CDS: inserted 5 bases in 3 codons; deleted 2 bases in 2 codons; substituted 3 bases at 3 genomic stop codons), with amino-acid sequence MPARLYPAPSGTNGPSRPDASPSTAHAQAAPRSARAQPVATERSETQLTPWVGRMGRRRRYINPRNPRPTSAVARASRNGGRCNGAYPLLGGARSRKTTTTRSQDFPRSAQGDTKEALGGPHPSSSGADRAQQSRHENSAIAKKSASNIASRVETWLSSMWHVEVPLIWLEACINCICEKNSSSNLSQAKINXEIFEQWLLTDLRDLEYPISPDCILDAPKRELSGFYSIQIDSLVDVSQPACSQLQKLRGKNTVNEEVTANTXAFQESWEAKCTQMLMLQLTDGIDQIQGMEYQPVPVLYSNLPPGTKKPLYRGILHPVALHGVLLLKPENVKFLXEVEVLIVEYTREXVLARLIGEAENLNPVGQTDHEQIVPRPVDKLGQTLGPSNEDLLASLDENNEFALNNVTLSENRYCSRGDNFSTASGSLTAHDENVLXQEFGNPLPHSDEXKFHLLWNVDGFLNYFPLEDDFLLEEDIQRELEEVLSVVMKRNIDLITERLLHTSRSSCDSSLNGTYEKDYINERSL